TAATGCCTTAGATGATCACGCTATAGATGGTTTCGTTACTTAATAAAAAATTTCATATCAACACCCCATGTTGGTATCTATTGCTGTTCTCCTTTTTACTCCCTTCTTTGAACCTTTCTGCTGACACTCTTGATACTAACACGCTTGAAGTGGTTGTTAACACCTCTGTTTTAGAAGAAACATATAGTCTGTCAGATATTCGAGCCATTTTTGCTATGCGTAAAATGCATTGGAATAATGGTGATAAAATTACGGTTTTTGTGTTGCCGGACAATAACCCTTCTCATCGTCAATTTACTAAATCTAAACTTAATATGTTTCCCCATCAATTCAGGCGCATTTGGGATCGACTTATTTTTTCAGGAATAGGTCAAGGGCCACAGGAAGTGGATTCTTTTGCTGCAATGCTAGAAGCCTTATCTACTGTCCCCGGTGCCATCGGTTATCTTAAGTCACCCATAGAAAATACAAACGTCAGGGTGTTAAATTATGAATAAATTGTTATTATTTATTTTCACTTTATTTTTGTCCACACTGAGTCTGGCTTATGAAGTGACTGATGAGTTGACTGTGCATGGTTTCTTTACTCAAAATGCTATCCATACTTCAGATAATAATATGTACGGTCAATCTGAAAATTCAGTATCAACTGATTTTACAGAGGCGGGGATTAATGCTTTTTATAAGCCTGTAAAACATATCAGTTTATCTGTTCAGGCCATGTATCGTAATGTTGGTGAGGTTGAGAATGATTCGCTGGATATAGATTATGCTTTTGTTGATTTTATCTTGGGAGAACATGATCAGGGGCAGTATGGTATTCGCTTAGGTAGAATTAAAAATCCTTTGGGTTTGTATTCTGAAACCAGAGATGTTTCATTTACTACGCCATCAATTATATTGTCTCAGGGAATTTATTATGATCGTTCTCGCTCGTTATTATTATCTACAGATGGCTTACAGCTTTATTCATCTTTCAGGTTAGGGGATGATGATCTTTTATTGAAACTGAACTATGGTGTGCCTAGAAATGACAATGATGAACTGCTAAAAGCTGTGATTCCTTATCCTACACCAGTGATTCCTTTTTCCCCTCAGGGTGATTTAGAATCATCATCTTCATCCCCTTCGCTATTGGGGCAGATAGTTTATGAGAGCAATGGTGGGGAGATGGTTTATTCATTTAGCTTTGCTAATGCAACCTTGAACTACAAGCCTAAGGGAACTGAACCTTTTCTTGATGGTAAAACTGAATTTTTTCAATACATTGCTTCTGCACAATATAATGGTGAATACTTTAGTTTAACTGGTGAATACTTATATCAGGATAATGATTTTAGTGGTTTTGGACCTTTGTTTCCTGATGTTGAACCTACCAGTGAAAGCTGGTATTTACAGGCAGGCTATCGGATAAAACCTAATTGGCAAATCTATACCCGCTATGATGAAAGTTATTTAAATAATGATGATAAAACGGGTAAAGGCTACGATGCAATTGGAGTGCCTAGACATATTGCTTATTCTAAAAGTGCGATGTTAGGTGTTCGCTGGGATATTAATCCAACTATGATGATCAGGGCTGAATACCATAATATTGATGGTACATCTTGGCTCTCTTCAGCAGATAATCCCGATAGAAGTAAAACTGAACGCTATTGGGATTTAGTGGCATTACAGTTTTCGATACGGTTTTGATAGGCAAAAAAAAGCCCGTACAGTCACCTGTACGGGCTTTTTTAATGGCTAGCATTATTTCTTTTTAGCTATTAGCAATCTTATTCAATTTTTCCGCCTGAATAATCTGACCATTCAAAGCCGCATCCTTAGCCGAACGTCCAAAGGCAACCGACATCAACGTTGAATAATACACCACAGGAATATTAAACTTAGTGCCGAACTTCTCATTGATTTTATCCTGATACACTTCAGTATTCATCTGACACACAGGGCAGGGCGTGACAATCATGTCAGCGCCATTGTCCATAGCCGATTCCAGAATCGGCTTAATCAGATTAAAGCTTTTCTCTGGCTCAGAGAAGGCTAAAGCACCACCACAACAAGAGACTTTCTTCTCATAAGTGCGGATGGGCTCAGCGCCACAGGCTTCGACCATATTATCCAGATAAGCTGGATTTTCAAATGACTCACCATCAATACCAAAGGGGCGATTGGTCTGACAACCGACATAGCCGGCAATCTTAATGCCTTCGAGCGGCTTCTTCACCTTATCCGAAATGGCCTGCATACCGATATCTTCGACCAGTACTTCCACCATGTGACGGATGTTCTTATCGTTCTTCATTTCCAGACCGGCTTCTTTAAGGGCTAAGCCCGTGCCTTCTTTGATTTTAGTGCTCTGCGCAATGCGCTCAGAGGCTTCACGCGTGGCCAACCAACAGGCCGCACAGGTGGCAACAATATCCTGCTTAGGATGCTGCTTTTCTGACAG
This genomic window from sulfur-oxidizing endosymbiont of Gigantopelta aegis contains:
- a CDS encoding CoB--CoM heterodisulfide reductase iron-sulfur subunit B family protein; this translates as MSEKKEYSFYPGCSSQSGASSSNYLTSVNSMCEELDIKLNTIEDWNCCAASIGYAGGGELPRVSLSARNIALSEKQHPKQDIVATCAACWLATREASERIAQSTKIKEGTGLALKEAGLEMKNDKNIRHMVEVLVEDIGMQAISDKVKKPLEGIKIAGYVGCQTNRPFGIDGESFENPAYLDNMVEACGAEPIRTYEKKVSCCGGALAFSEPEKSFNLIKPILESAMDNGADMIVTPCPVCQMNTEVYQDKINEKFGTKFNIPVVYYSTLMSVAFGRSAKDAALNGQIIQAEKLNKIANS